The proteins below are encoded in one region of Triticum aestivum cultivar Chinese Spring unplaced genomic scaffold, IWGSC CS RefSeq v2.1 scaffold37768, whole genome shotgun sequence:
- the LOC123175161 gene encoding GDSL esterase/lipase At5g55050-like → MRTQVEYFKKAADNMICYPSKEEHLARSLFLLSGGGNDFSAFDPSTASPQAYVVKMVTTYIEHIQALYNMGARMVGILDVPPIGCTPGQRVGMPNGECNEQANSLAQAFNGLLRAKLAEASATTMKELKYSIAANYNILNDMMDNSLVAGLRHVKTACCGSGKLNAEVMCSHQGTTACPAAEHDDYMFWDMLHPTHATIQRGVVALFYGNGPKYGEPVNFGTLVTGQNVSPAIKMVVDSQ, encoded by the exons ATGCGCACACAAGTCGAGTACTTCAAGAAGGCGGCGGACAACATGATTTGCTACCCAAGCAAGGAGGAGCACCTGGCGCGGTCCCTCTTCCTCCTCAGCGGTGGCGGCAACGACTTCTCGGCCTTCGACCCCTCCACGGCCAGCCCCCAGGCCTATGTCGTCAAGATGGTCACCACCTACATCGAGCACATCCAGGCGCTCTACAACATGGGAGCGCGAATGGTGGGGATCCTCGATGTGCCGCCGATCGGGTGCACGCCGGGGCAGAGGGTCGGCATGCCCAACGGCGAGTGCAACGAGCAGGCCAACTCCCTGGCGCAAGCATTCAATGGCCTCCTAAGGGCTAAGCTCGCCGAGGCTTCCGCGACTACCATGAAGGAGCTCAAGTACTCCATCGCCGCCAACTACAACATCCTCAACGACATGATGGACAACTCGCTCGTAGCCG GGCTGAGGCACGTGAAGACGGCGTGCTGCGGGTCCGGGAAGCTCAACGCGGAGGTAATGTGCAGCCACCAGGGCACGACGGCGTGCCCCGCCGCGGAGCACGATGACTACATGTTCTGGGACATGCTCCACCCCACTCACGCCACCATCCAGCGCGGTGTCGTCGCCCTCTTCTACGGCAACGGCCCCAAGTACGGCGAGCCCGTCAACTTCGGCACGCTGGTCACGGGCCAGAACGTATCTCCCGCGATCAAGATGGTGGTCGACAGCCAGTAA